The following proteins come from a genomic window of Microbacterium lemovicicum:
- a CDS encoding agmatine deiminase family protein, producing the protein MWRMPAETAPHDRTWMAFPREGLTLGDSDAEREEGYATWTAVAHAVLEFEPVTMVVDPSEMTRARRMLDSSIEILEAPIDEFWMRDMGPTFVVDPDRPGVLGAVDWIFNGWGDPAWAEWRKSARIGRIAGEAAGAEVISSLLVAEGGGLHVDGAGTVLLTDTVQLDPRRNPYADRAGVEAEMLRTLGAERAVWLSRGLTRDYDEFGTNGHVDIVAAFADVDHILLHDQRDAAHPDHEVTAIIRRELEEAYAADGRALRITSLPAPATLRDDDGIVDWSYVNHLVVNGGVIACGFGEEAADAEAREILTEAYGGRRAVTVDARPLFARGGGIHCITQQQPSTPRV; encoded by the coding sequence ATGTGGCGCATGCCCGCGGAGACCGCACCGCACGACCGGACCTGGATGGCCTTCCCGCGCGAGGGCCTCACACTGGGCGACAGCGACGCCGAGCGCGAGGAGGGGTACGCGACCTGGACGGCCGTCGCGCACGCCGTGCTCGAGTTCGAGCCGGTCACCATGGTCGTCGACCCGTCGGAGATGACCCGCGCGCGACGGATGCTGGACTCGTCCATCGAGATCCTCGAAGCGCCCATCGACGAGTTCTGGATGCGCGACATGGGGCCGACCTTCGTCGTGGACCCCGACCGGCCCGGCGTCCTCGGCGCCGTCGACTGGATCTTCAACGGGTGGGGCGACCCTGCGTGGGCCGAGTGGCGCAAGTCCGCCCGCATCGGGCGCATCGCCGGCGAGGCCGCCGGCGCGGAGGTCATCAGCTCGCTCCTCGTCGCGGAGGGCGGCGGTCTCCACGTCGACGGCGCCGGCACCGTCCTGCTGACCGACACGGTGCAGCTCGACCCACGCCGCAACCCCTACGCCGACCGCGCGGGCGTCGAGGCCGAGATGCTCCGCACCCTCGGCGCGGAACGGGCCGTCTGGCTCTCGCGCGGCCTGACCCGCGATTACGACGAGTTCGGCACGAACGGCCACGTGGACATCGTCGCGGCCTTCGCCGACGTCGACCACATCCTCCTGCACGACCAGCGCGACGCCGCGCACCCCGACCATGAGGTCACGGCGATCATCCGGCGCGAGCTGGAGGAGGCGTACGCCGCAGACGGCCGGGCGCTGCGCATCACCTCGCTGCCGGCACCCGCCACGCTGCGCGACGACGACGGCATCGTGGACTGGAGCTACGTGAACCATCTCGTCGTCAACGGCGGCGTCATCGCGTGCGGCTTCGGCGAGGAGGCGGCCGACGCCGAGGCGCGGGAGATCCTCACCGAGGCGTACGGCGGACGGCGGGCGGTGACCGTCGACGCGCGGCCGCTGTTCGCGCGCGGTGGTGGCATCCACTGCATCACGCAGCAGCAGCCGTCCACGCCGAGGGTGTGA
- a CDS encoding ABC transporter ATP-binding protein, which produces MAIEVQGLTKSYRSVRAVDDLSFSVEQGTLFAFLGANGAGKSTTINCLTTVLSFDAGRVEIAGHDVVRDGAAARRRIGVVFQESILDSALTVEENLHLRATLAGVDRSRATARIRELSELISLGSFLKSRYGRLSGGQRRRVDIARALLHEPSIIFLDEPTAGLDPASRAIVWETMSDLRERTGLTVFLTTHYMEETEEADRVCVIEKGRIIADDTPAALRARYSTSILTIDTVDRTALSALAAAQGAEVGYENGLAVMAVPDAATARAILAAHGDHVRDFEFRHGRMDDVFLALTGRTPEGDDVAETAA; this is translated from the coding sequence GTGGCCATCGAAGTGCAGGGACTGACGAAGTCCTACCGGTCCGTTCGGGCGGTGGACGATCTCAGCTTCTCCGTCGAACAGGGCACCCTGTTCGCCTTCCTCGGCGCCAACGGGGCCGGCAAGTCGACCACGATCAACTGCCTCACGACGGTGCTGTCCTTCGATGCGGGACGTGTCGAGATCGCCGGTCACGACGTCGTCCGCGACGGCGCGGCAGCCCGTCGCCGCATCGGGGTCGTGTTCCAGGAGTCGATCCTCGACTCGGCGCTGACGGTCGAGGAGAACCTCCATCTCCGCGCCACCCTCGCGGGCGTCGACCGCTCGCGCGCCACCGCGCGCATCCGCGAACTCTCGGAGCTGATCTCGTTGGGATCGTTCCTGAAGAGCCGGTACGGACGGCTGTCCGGCGGTCAGAGGCGCCGTGTCGACATCGCGCGCGCCCTCCTGCACGAGCCGTCCATCATCTTCCTCGACGAGCCGACGGCCGGGCTGGACCCCGCCAGCCGCGCGATCGTCTGGGAGACCATGAGCGACCTCCGCGAGCGGACCGGCCTGACCGTCTTCCTCACGACGCACTACATGGAGGAGACGGAGGAGGCCGACCGCGTGTGCGTCATCGAGAAGGGTCGCATCATCGCCGACGACACCCCGGCCGCCCTGCGCGCCCGCTACAGCACCAGCATCCTGACGATCGACACGGTCGACCGCACCGCGCTGTCCGCATTGGCCGCCGCACAGGGGGCGGAGGTCGGCTACGAGAACGGTCTCGCCGTGATGGCGGTGCCCGACGCGGCCACCGCCCGCGCGATCCTCGCAGCGCACGGCGACCACGTCCGGGACTTCGAGTTCCGACATGGCCGGATGGACGATGTCTTCCTCGCGCTCACCGGGCGCACTCCCGAGGGCGACGACGTCGCGGAGACCGCCGCGTGA
- a CDS encoding aminotransferase gives MTVPTFDYFAQVELPTPTLGLDEVRRLFASTFGIEVDATSLGSQQDQNFRVFRAGESEPLGVLKLSNPAFSESEIEMQDEAAAVVADRQPTLRIPRIVVGPRGPLSAWWESSQGRIHARVIENIAGSTLMGSGYLSPSVVARMGEVSGRVSVSLADYVHPAFSRVLQWDLRHATRVIDILLPLEPDAAVREEVDRAVRPARSILQSVSERLPVQAGHFDVTDDNILHPHGDPLPDAVIDFGDVTASWAVGEIAVTVSSVLHHDGASPVSALPAIRAFHALRPLSDEEVTALWPLVVLRGAILVLSGRQQVRLDEENTYAGDALDREFDVLRQAASVPLEVITHTIRRALGLPAAAEPAWDGSVLLPALADVVTLDAGTVSELNDDGAWLQADTIDRAAHAALAGGADAVVLPAWLPVLSGAPRRTLTPPATIPTALTLWLAEAVTLPEGADAAASADGTLVIRSGDRRVSITGIPAGTPERTLPAGVALRVRGPRAADLDAPERVTASLAPAWRTVLGDPAPALGLPSAPAGHDDDVLDRRERVLAEVQEHYYARPPRIERGWREYLVDVDGRVYLDMVNNVASVGHAHPKVAAAASRQLRLLNTNSRFNYGAITEYAEKIAATLPDELDTVFFVNSGSEATDLAIRLAMASTGRPDIVAMREAYHGWTYASDAVSTSIADNPNALGSRPAWVHTVDAANSYRGIHRGDDAAKYAAEAAAVIDRLAAQGRPAGGFICETFFGNAGGVALPEDYLSEVYRTVRAHGGIAIADEVQVGFGRLGEWFWGFQQQGVLPDVVAVAKSIGGGQPIGAVITRKEIADRYRTQGYFFSSTGGSPVSSVIGMAVLDVIQQEQLQENARLVGAHLKARLQELGDRHPIVGTVHGSGLYLGLEFVRDRETLEPAPDETAAICDRLLELGVVMQPTGDFQNVLKIKPPLCVTQESADYFADALERVLSTGW, from the coding sequence ATGACCGTCCCGACGTTCGATTACTTCGCGCAGGTCGAACTCCCCACCCCCACGCTCGGCCTGGACGAGGTGCGGCGGCTGTTCGCGTCGACCTTCGGGATCGAGGTGGATGCCACGTCCCTCGGCAGCCAGCAGGATCAGAACTTCCGCGTCTTCCGGGCCGGCGAGAGCGAGCCGCTCGGCGTGCTGAAGCTGAGCAACCCGGCGTTCAGCGAGTCCGAGATCGAGATGCAGGACGAGGCAGCGGCCGTCGTCGCCGACCGCCAGCCGACCCTGCGCATCCCCCGCATCGTCGTCGGCCCCCGCGGTCCGCTCTCGGCATGGTGGGAGTCCTCTCAGGGCCGCATCCACGCGCGCGTGATCGAGAACATCGCCGGCAGCACGCTGATGGGGTCGGGCTACCTGTCGCCGTCCGTCGTCGCGCGCATGGGCGAGGTGTCGGGGCGGGTGAGCGTCTCGCTCGCCGACTACGTGCACCCGGCGTTCAGCCGCGTCCTCCAGTGGGACCTGCGCCACGCGACCCGGGTCATCGACATCCTCCTGCCGCTGGAGCCCGACGCCGCCGTGCGCGAGGAGGTCGACCGCGCGGTGCGGCCGGCCCGCAGCATCCTGCAATCCGTCTCCGAGCGCCTGCCGGTGCAGGCCGGTCACTTCGACGTCACGGACGACAACATCCTGCACCCGCACGGCGACCCCCTCCCCGACGCCGTCATCGATTTCGGCGACGTCACGGCGTCGTGGGCGGTGGGCGAGATCGCGGTGACGGTGTCGTCGGTGCTGCACCACGACGGCGCGAGCCCGGTGTCGGCGCTTCCGGCCATCCGCGCGTTCCACGCGCTGCGGCCGCTGTCGGACGAGGAGGTCACCGCGCTCTGGCCCCTGGTGGTGCTGCGCGGCGCGATCCTCGTGCTGAGCGGTCGGCAGCAGGTGCGCCTCGACGAGGAGAACACCTACGCGGGCGATGCGCTCGATCGCGAGTTCGACGTGCTGCGTCAGGCGGCGTCGGTGCCGCTCGAGGTCATCACGCACACGATCCGCCGCGCGCTCGGACTGCCTGCCGCCGCCGAGCCGGCGTGGGACGGATCCGTCCTGCTGCCCGCCCTCGCCGACGTCGTCACCCTCGACGCCGGCACCGTGTCGGAGCTCAACGACGACGGCGCCTGGCTGCAGGCCGACACGATCGACCGGGCCGCCCATGCAGCGCTGGCCGGCGGCGCCGACGCGGTGGTCCTGCCCGCGTGGCTGCCGGTCCTGTCCGGCGCCCCGCGCCGCACCCTCACGCCGCCCGCCACAATCCCCACCGCCCTCACGCTGTGGCTGGCCGAGGCTGTGACCCTTCCCGAGGGGGCGGATGCCGCGGCATCCGCTGACGGGACGCTCGTCATCCGCTCCGGCGACCGCCGGGTGAGCATCACCGGCATCCCGGCCGGGACGCCCGAGCGCACCCTGCCCGCGGGCGTGGCGCTGCGCGTCCGCGGACCCCGCGCCGCGGATCTCGACGCGCCTGAGCGCGTCACGGCGTCACTCGCCCCCGCGTGGCGCACCGTGCTCGGCGATCCGGCGCCGGCGCTCGGCCTGCCGTCGGCTCCGGCCGGCCACGACGACGACGTGCTCGACCGGCGCGAGCGCGTGCTCGCCGAGGTGCAGGAGCACTACTACGCGCGTCCGCCGCGCATCGAGCGCGGCTGGCGCGAGTACCTCGTCGACGTCGACGGCCGCGTCTACCTCGACATGGTCAACAACGTCGCCTCCGTCGGCCACGCCCACCCGAAGGTGGCGGCCGCCGCGTCGCGCCAGCTGCGGCTGCTGAACACCAACTCGCGCTTCAACTACGGGGCGATCACCGAGTACGCCGAGAAGATCGCCGCGACCCTGCCCGACGAGCTCGACACGGTCTTCTTCGTCAACTCCGGCTCGGAGGCCACCGACCTCGCGATCCGCCTCGCGATGGCCTCGACCGGTCGACCCGACATCGTCGCCATGCGCGAGGCGTACCACGGGTGGACCTACGCCAGCGACGCCGTCTCCACCTCCATCGCCGACAACCCGAACGCTCTCGGAAGTCGCCCCGCCTGGGTGCACACCGTCGACGCCGCCAACTCCTACCGAGGCATCCACCGCGGCGACGACGCGGCGAAGTACGCGGCCGAGGCGGCCGCCGTCATCGATCGGCTCGCGGCGCAGGGCCGCCCGGCGGGCGGGTTCATCTGCGAGACGTTCTTCGGCAACGCCGGCGGCGTCGCGCTCCCCGAGGACTACCTCTCCGAGGTCTACCGCACGGTGCGCGCTCACGGCGGCATCGCGATCGCCGACGAGGTGCAGGTCGGCTTCGGCCGCCTCGGCGAGTGGTTCTGGGGCTTCCAGCAGCAGGGCGTGCTCCCCGACGTGGTGGCCGTGGCGAAGTCGATCGGCGGCGGCCAGCCCATCGGCGCGGTCATCACCCGGAAGGAGATCGCCGACCGCTACCGCACGCAGGGGTACTTCTTCTCGTCCACGGGAGGATCGCCTGTCTCATCGGTGATCGGCATGGCGGTGCTCGACGTGATCCAGCAGGAGCAGCTCCAGGAGAACGCCCGCCTCGTCGGTGCCCACCTGAAGGCCCGCCTGCAGGAGCTCGGCGACCGGCATCCGATCGTCGGCACCGTGCACGGCTCCGGGCTGTACCTCGGCCTCGAGTTCGTCCGCGACCGCGAGACCCTGGAACCGGCGCCCGACGAGACCGCGGCGATCTGCGACCGCCTGCTGGAGCTCGGCGTCGTCATGCAGCCGACGGGAGACTTCCAGAACGTGCTGAAGATCAAGCCGCCGCTCTGCGTGACGCAGGAGTCGGCCGACTACTTCGCCGACGCGCTGGAGCGGGTGCTGTCCACCGGCTGGTGA
- a CDS encoding PPOX class F420-dependent oxidoreductase, with protein MSAFRALTEAGAAFATERHLATLSTMAPWGGIHVVPVGFTLHDGVVRIITSRASQKVRNVRRDGAATVSQVGGPAWLTIQGIATVHDDPDEVALAVALYSQRYRQPRENPERVAIHIAPTRFMGSSEILV; from the coding sequence GTGAGCGCGTTCCGTGCCCTCACCGAGGCCGGCGCGGCGTTCGCGACGGAGCGGCACCTCGCGACCCTCTCGACGATGGCGCCCTGGGGCGGCATCCATGTCGTGCCGGTCGGATTCACCCTGCATGACGGCGTCGTGCGCATCATCACGTCGCGCGCGTCGCAGAAGGTCCGCAACGTGCGGCGCGACGGCGCCGCCACCGTGAGCCAGGTCGGCGGTCCGGCGTGGCTCACGATCCAGGGCATCGCCACGGTGCACGACGATCCCGACGAGGTGGCGCTCGCCGTGGCCCTGTACTCGCAGCGCTACCGGCAGCCGCGCGAGAACCCCGAGCGCGTCGCGATCCACATCGCGCCGACGCGCTTCATGGGCAGCAGCGAGATCCTCGTCTGA
- a CDS encoding DUF2000 domain-containing protein has protein sequence MTDEPVRFPTRIALVLRDDLAPWQIANVAAFLASGVAAEPGLLGEPYVDGGGTSYLRLLGQPITILQGDATTLQDVRAKAVTRDLRVAVYDRAMFTTGHDAANREVVAAVRGDALDLVGVAVHGPKNAVDRILKGVPRHR, from the coding sequence ATGACCGATGAGCCCGTCCGCTTCCCCACCCGCATCGCGCTCGTGCTGCGCGACGACCTCGCGCCCTGGCAGATCGCCAACGTCGCCGCGTTCCTGGCCAGCGGCGTCGCGGCCGAGCCCGGCCTTCTCGGCGAGCCCTATGTGGACGGCGGCGGCACCTCGTACCTCCGGCTCCTCGGGCAGCCGATCACGATCCTGCAGGGCGATGCCACGACGCTGCAGGACGTGCGCGCGAAGGCGGTGACCCGCGATCTCCGGGTCGCCGTCTACGACCGGGCGATGTTCACCACCGGCCACGATGCGGCGAACCGCGAGGTCGTGGCCGCCGTCCGAGGAGACGCGCTCGACCTCGTCGGCGTGGCCGTGCACGGTCCGAAGAACGCCGTCGACCGCATCCTGAAGGGCGTACCGCGCCATCGGTGA
- a CDS encoding S9 family peptidase, with translation MVDSGSDTGGSPVLANDLTEIWTPVEVRLQPDAGRVLILETRPDVDENTYVGRLLLGDADGADLTEVDAGRGIGPVAFSPSGDVVAWAATRDGRSAVRLLDLRPAGTAAAREVAALPDGIEELAWSPDGATLAVVARVPDDRTWWEAPVDRRPPLVIETLRFKADGIGWTVNTRRQLFVVDVASGDLRGVSDGTADDHGVAWEDAGHLLFVSQRQPDRDLTEANALFRLRLEDGSVEQITDATRELSGPVLSPDGSRAAVIAVELQSYPSTSHPALVDLATGRVTDLRDVVDRDGAASSIHWVSDDAFTVIVGSEGRMEVVEIACAPAASPSARTILTGRRHLTAHDADGDRWVAVEAMPTSPPRVIAGGGAGAAERVIHDPNAAYRAGHRLIESRHVPVDADGTTIDSWIAVPPGDGPHPLIVWLQGGGTQYGYQWSHEVQLLLSAGYAVCWLNPRGSAGYGTAWMKVNAAPGAAEPGAGWGTRDLADIVAVVEHLIGSEDVDAARVGVMGGSYGGMMTAMLLARTDLFAAGWAERGPYNLLSDAATKDEAPWFFEQYLGVSHLDDAAPYWDASPLKFVHGITAPLAIVHSEEDWRCSIQQAEELFFALRVLGRPVRFIRFPGEGHSLTRTGSPVHRVQRGQLLADWFGERLAAGSSAPAPSPASTLTGAAS, from the coding sequence GTGGTCGACAGCGGTTCTGACACAGGGGGATCTCCGGTCCTCGCCAACGACCTCACGGAGATCTGGACGCCGGTGGAGGTCCGCCTGCAGCCGGACGCCGGCCGCGTGCTGATCCTCGAGACGCGTCCCGACGTCGACGAGAACACCTACGTCGGGCGACTCCTCCTCGGAGACGCCGACGGCGCAGACCTGACCGAGGTGGATGCCGGCCGGGGCATCGGTCCCGTTGCGTTCTCGCCGTCCGGCGACGTCGTGGCCTGGGCCGCGACGCGGGACGGCCGCAGCGCGGTGCGTCTGCTCGATCTGCGGCCGGCTGGAACCGCCGCGGCTCGCGAGGTGGCCGCGCTCCCCGACGGGATCGAGGAGCTCGCCTGGTCGCCGGACGGTGCGACGCTGGCCGTCGTCGCCCGCGTGCCCGATGACCGCACCTGGTGGGAGGCGCCGGTGGACCGCCGCCCGCCGCTCGTGATCGAGACTCTGCGCTTCAAGGCGGACGGCATCGGCTGGACGGTCAACACCCGCCGGCAGCTCTTCGTCGTCGACGTGGCCTCGGGCGACCTCCGCGGCGTGAGCGACGGCACCGCCGACGACCACGGCGTCGCGTGGGAGGACGCCGGCCACCTGCTGTTCGTGTCGCAGCGTCAGCCCGACCGGGACCTCACCGAGGCCAACGCGCTGTTCCGTCTGCGGCTGGAGGACGGCTCCGTCGAGCAGATCACCGACGCGACGCGCGAGCTCTCAGGTCCGGTGCTCTCGCCCGACGGCAGCCGCGCGGCGGTCATCGCCGTCGAACTGCAGAGCTACCCCAGCACGTCGCATCCCGCTCTCGTGGATCTCGCCACGGGCCGGGTGACCGACCTGCGCGACGTGGTCGACCGCGACGGCGCGGCGTCCTCGATCCACTGGGTGTCCGACGACGCCTTCACGGTGATCGTGGGCAGCGAAGGACGCATGGAGGTCGTCGAGATCGCGTGCGCGCCCGCAGCTTCGCCGTCAGCGCGGACGATCCTGACCGGGCGGCGCCACCTCACCGCCCACGACGCGGACGGGGACCGGTGGGTCGCCGTCGAGGCGATGCCGACCTCACCGCCGCGCGTGATCGCCGGCGGCGGCGCGGGGGCGGCCGAGCGCGTCATCCACGACCCCAACGCGGCGTACCGCGCCGGCCACCGTCTCATCGAGTCGCGTCACGTGCCGGTCGACGCCGACGGCACCACCATCGACTCGTGGATCGCCGTGCCGCCCGGCGACGGTCCGCACCCGCTCATCGTGTGGCTGCAGGGCGGCGGGACCCAGTACGGCTATCAGTGGTCGCACGAGGTGCAGCTGCTCCTCAGCGCCGGATACGCGGTCTGCTGGCTCAACCCGCGCGGGTCGGCGGGCTACGGCACCGCATGGATGAAGGTCAACGCCGCGCCGGGCGCCGCAGAGCCCGGCGCGGGCTGGGGCACGCGGGACCTCGCCGACATCGTCGCGGTCGTCGAGCACCTGATCGGCTCCGAGGACGTGGATGCCGCGCGGGTCGGCGTCATGGGCGGCTCGTACGGCGGCATGATGACCGCGATGCTCCTCGCGCGCACCGACCTCTTCGCCGCGGGATGGGCCGAGCGCGGGCCCTACAACCTCCTCAGCGACGCCGCGACCAAGGACGAGGCGCCCTGGTTCTTCGAGCAGTACCTCGGCGTCTCGCACCTCGACGACGCCGCACCCTACTGGGACGCGTCGCCGCTCAAGTTCGTGCACGGCATCACCGCGCCGCTCGCGATCGTCCATTCCGAGGAGGACTGGCGCTGCTCGATCCAGCAGGCGGAGGAGCTCTTCTTCGCGCTGCGCGTCCTGGGTCGTCCCGTGCGCTTTATCCGGTTCCCGGGCGAGGGCCACTCCCTCACGCGCACCGGCAGCCCCGTGCACCGCGTGCAGCGCGGACAGCTGCTCGCCGACTGGTTCGGCGAGAGGCTGGCGGCGGGATCCTCCGCCCCAGCCCCTTCGCCGGCGTCGACGCTGACGGGAGCGGCGTCGTGA
- a CDS encoding class I SAM-dependent methyltransferase, with protein sequence MQDFLAANRANWDDRAALHADRGGKGYRVGRYIDDPAALSDVVRFDRERLGDIRGLRVVHLQCHIGTDTLSLARMGARVTGLDFSPIGIAEARRLAADAGAGVDYVVSDVADAVSALGAGRFDLVYTGIGALCWLPSIRAWADVVAGLLAPGGRLFIREAHPILWAADETIGDDVHLRYSYFERAEPLEWDDDSSYVETDRALTATKTYEWNHGIGEVVTALLDAGLAITGLVEHDSVPYDALPGQMRLREDGEYVLHARSGVMPLSYTLQAVAPGA encoded by the coding sequence ATGCAGGACTTCCTCGCGGCGAACCGCGCCAACTGGGACGACCGCGCCGCCCTCCATGCGGACCGCGGCGGCAAGGGCTACCGCGTCGGCCGGTACATCGACGACCCTGCGGCGCTCTCCGACGTGGTGCGGTTCGACCGCGAGCGCCTCGGCGACATCCGCGGGCTCCGCGTCGTGCACCTGCAGTGCCACATCGGCACCGACACGCTGTCGCTGGCCCGCATGGGCGCCCGGGTGACCGGGCTCGACTTCTCCCCCATCGGCATCGCCGAGGCACGCCGACTGGCGGCCGACGCGGGGGCCGGGGTCGACTACGTCGTGTCGGATGTCGCGGACGCGGTGTCCGCGCTGGGTGCGGGCCGCTTCGACCTCGTCTACACGGGCATCGGAGCGCTGTGCTGGCTGCCGAGCATCCGCGCATGGGCTGACGTCGTCGCGGGCCTGCTCGCCCCCGGCGGGCGGCTGTTCATCCGTGAGGCGCATCCGATCCTCTGGGCCGCCGACGAGACGATCGGCGACGACGTGCACCTGCGCTACTCGTACTTCGAACGCGCCGAGCCGCTCGAGTGGGACGACGACAGCAGCTACGTCGAGACCGACCGCGCCCTCACGGCCACGAAGACCTACGAGTGGAACCACGGGATCGGCGAGGTGGTCACAGCGCTGCTCGATGCGGGGCTCGCGATCACCGGGCTGGTCGAGCACGACAGCGTGCCCTACGACGCACTGCCGGGTCAGATGCGCCTGCGCGAGGACGGCGAGTACGTGCTCCACGCGCGCTCGGGTGTGATGCCGCTGAGCTACACGCTGCAGGCCGTCGCGCCGGGCGCGTAG
- a CDS encoding helix-turn-helix domain-containing protein, giving the protein MGGGTWMRAWSPAVPSVREVLHARMTDHAYPAHAHADWALMLVDDGAVVYDLGGRQRIADRSSATLLPPGIAHDGRAAPRSDGFTKRVAYLDRSWMPESFAGPVVDMPGRTDLLAATRRLHRALAEPGEEHAAEHALLRVAEMLAAAAHGDAHPQRDDVLARRLRDLLEVHLVDGISLQDAGRVLGSHPGHLSRSFAASFGMPPHRYLTSRRVDLARELLLRGERPSTAAASAGFHDQAHLTRHFRRLLGTTPARFAGARQSA; this is encoded by the coding sequence ATGGGCGGCGGCACCTGGATGAGGGCGTGGAGCCCGGCCGTGCCGTCGGTGCGGGAGGTGCTGCACGCGCGGATGACGGACCACGCGTATCCGGCTCACGCACACGCCGACTGGGCGCTGATGCTGGTCGATGATGGCGCGGTCGTCTACGACCTCGGCGGCCGGCAGCGCATCGCCGATCGCTCGAGCGCCACACTGCTGCCGCCGGGCATCGCGCACGACGGGCGGGCGGCGCCCCGCAGCGACGGCTTCACCAAGCGCGTCGCCTACCTCGACCGGTCATGGATGCCGGAGTCGTTCGCCGGACCCGTCGTCGACATGCCCGGTCGCACCGACCTGCTCGCCGCGACCCGGCGGCTCCATCGCGCACTCGCCGAGCCGGGGGAGGAGCATGCCGCCGAGCACGCGCTGCTGCGCGTCGCCGAGATGCTGGCAGCCGCCGCGCACGGGGACGCGCATCCGCAGCGCGACGACGTGCTCGCGCGCCGGCTCCGCGACCTGCTCGAGGTGCACCTCGTCGACGGCATCAGCCTGCAGGACGCGGGTCGCGTGCTCGGGTCGCATCCGGGGCATCTGTCGCGGTCGTTCGCGGCTTCGTTCGGGATGCCGCCCCACCGGTACCTCACCAGCCGCCGCGTCGACCTCGCACGGGAGCTGCTCCTGCGGGGCGAGAGGCCGTCGACGGCGGCGGCGTCGGCGGGCTTCCACGATCAGGCACACCTCACGCGTCACTTCCGCCGCCTGCTGGGCACGACGCCCGCACGCTTCGCCGGTGCGCGTCAGTCGGCCTGA
- a CDS encoding ABC transporter permease yields MRVVTAVVGRNLRLFFRDPMNVFFSLLGALILFLLYTLFLGNLQIEGLKGTFPDATEDEVRTFVDSWMFAGIVLLSTITTGLGALAPLVNDRETGRFRDFLVSPVRRAQLVLGYLISAVTVAILMSSIVLVIGLLYLGLVDGVWLPVSSIARLLGCVVLCCLGFTALTAFIVTFVKTSAAFSGLSTVMGTILGFVAGAYIPVGSLPDGVANGINTLPFAQGAMLLRQEFTRETLATMVGTVDGAGASISEFYGIDILVGGNVLPIWVAVAVLFGVAVVFTVLSAVRIRSLIR; encoded by the coding sequence GTGAGGGTCGTCACGGCCGTCGTCGGGCGGAATCTGCGACTCTTCTTCCGCGATCCGATGAACGTCTTCTTCTCGCTGCTCGGGGCGCTCATCCTGTTCCTGCTGTACACGCTCTTCCTCGGCAACCTGCAGATCGAGGGGCTCAAGGGGACCTTCCCGGATGCGACCGAGGATGAGGTCCGGACATTCGTCGACAGCTGGATGTTCGCGGGCATCGTGCTCCTGTCGACGATCACGACCGGCCTCGGCGCTCTGGCGCCGCTCGTGAACGACCGCGAGACCGGTCGGTTCCGCGACTTCCTCGTCTCCCCGGTCAGGCGCGCGCAGCTGGTGCTCGGCTACCTCATCTCCGCGGTGACCGTCGCCATCCTGATGTCGAGCATCGTGCTCGTGATCGGACTGCTCTACCTCGGCCTCGTCGACGGCGTCTGGCTTCCCGTCTCCTCCATCGCGCGGCTCCTGGGGTGCGTCGTCCTGTGCTGCCTCGGCTTCACCGCGCTCACCGCGTTCATCGTGACCTTCGTCAAGACCAGCGCCGCCTTCTCCGGTCTGTCGACCGTCATGGGCACCATCCTGGGCTTCGTCGCAGGCGCCTACATCCCGGTCGGTTCGCTCCCCGACGGCGTCGCGAACGGCATCAACACGCTGCCGTTCGCCCAGGGGGCCATGCTGCTGCGTCAGGAGTTCACCCGCGAGACGCTGGCCACGATGGTCGGCACCGTGGACGGAGCCGGGGCATCGATCTCCGAGTTCTACGGCATCGACATCCTGGTCGGCGGCAACGTCCTGCCCATCTGGGTGGCCGTCGCGGTGCTCTTCGGCGTCGCCGTCGTCTTCACGGTGCTCTCGGCCGTCCGCATCCGGAGCCTCATCCGCTGA